One genomic segment of Oncorhynchus mykiss isolate Arlee chromosome 10, USDA_OmykA_1.1, whole genome shotgun sequence includes these proteins:
- the LOC110493944 gene encoding forkhead box protein E1-like: MPVVKVEKDSPSEISLPAPTPPPTTTAVSDEPSRGRRRKRPLQRGKPPYSYIALISMAIANSPNHKLTLGGIYKFITERFPFYQDNSKKWQNSIRHNLTLNDCFIKIPREPGRPGKGNYWALDPNAEDMFDSGSFLRRRKRFKRCDFTTYTSYVHESPVFSPVQIARSTYSSSVYGSNMAVSPPYGQHGQLPSAYYSSSSPPGFGPHCQSHSRMFSINTIIGHPSGGQGPEMMQQPSRSFSPEGGPAGGPSHCNLGAPAFQAQSCGGAMLSRSSAHVGFPYSGPNGHHHHPHHHPPQGSYSQGHSQGYGGSGRLHSHSSPHMAGDAVEHYGRVSPGQLGSLVQYNGAGTTSTGAYLRHPTYSGNMDRFVSAI, translated from the coding sequence ATGCCGGTGGTGAAAGTGGAGAAAGACAGTCCTTCTGAGATCTCCCTGCCTGCTCCCACCCCTCCTCCTACTACCACAGCAGTATCGGATGAACCGTCAAGGGGCCGTCGCAGGAAGAGACCCCTCCAGCGAGGAAAGCCCCCCTACAGCTACATCGCCCTCATCTCCATGGCGATAGCCAACTCGCCCAACCATAAGCTGACCCTGGGCGGCATCTACAAGTTCATCACGGAGCGGTTCCCCTTCTACCAAGACAACTCCAAGAAGTGGCAGAACTCCATCCGCCACAACCTCACCCTCAACGACTGCTTCATCAAGATCCCTAGGGAGCCAGGGAGGCCCGGGAAGGGTAACTACTGGGCCCTGGACCCCAACGCAGAGGACATGTTCGATAGCGGCAGCTTCCTCCGGCGCAGGAAGAGGTTCAAGCGCTGTGACTTTACGACCTACACGTCATATGTACATGAGTCCCCTGTCTTCTCGCCTGTCCAGATCGCTCGCTCGACCTACTCCAGCTCCGTCTACGGCTCCAATATGGCGGTGAGTCCCCCGTACGGCCAGCATGGTCAGCTACCCTCTGCCTACTACTCATCCTCCTCGCCCCCCGGGTTTGGTCCTCACTGCCAGTCCCACTCCCGCATGTTCAGCATCAACACAATCATAGGGCACCCCTCCGGGGGTCAGGGGCCCGAGATGATGCAGCAGCCCAGCCGGAGCTTCAGTCCAGAGGGAGGCCCCGCTGGGGGCCCCAGCCACTGTAACCTTGGAGCCCCAGCCTTCCAGGCCCAGTCATGTGGAGGGGCCATGCTGTCCCGCTCCTCGGCCCATGTGGGTTTTCCCTACTCGGGCCCCAAtggacaccaccaccacccacaccACCACCCACCTCAGGGCTCCTACAGCCAGGGACACAGCCAGGGGTATGGAGGTTCAGGGCGTCTCCACTCCCACTCCTCACCCCACATGGCTGGAGATGCTGTGGAACATTATGGGAGAGTGTCCCCGGGTCAGTTGGGCTCGTTGGTCCAGTATAATGGTGCAGGTACCACCAGCACTGGAGCCTACCTAAGACACCCCACGTACTCGGGGAACATGGATAGGTTCGTGTCTGCCATCTGA